One genomic segment of Culturomica massiliensis includes these proteins:
- a CDS encoding retropepsin-like aspartic protease, translating into MLRYSVLLALCLCMYTGMAQDVFSFTQGKPEQKRYYEEIPYEKVGGKIIVTVEIGGKPRRFIWDTGATVLLTESLAKELGCKVIQSMPLYDAYNQVDTAKIIRVDKIKIGGTSFHGVPAGILSDHSIFAVCFEVDGFIGSNICWKSVVEFRDDEQKIILTDRLKRLDMPKQRGIKMLHRSQQSSPIIPVKVAENMVLELLFDTGDGGFLQISERNYNQFIAADSGVFRIKEVGHGSNSVGLWGNAPKMDKLLLGVPYFGVGTSVFKNVSTETMNNDNSRMGLGLLDYGRVVIDYSRSRFYFMPFTEGEIEVKPEKIWEVMPTFMGDKLVIGLIWGDFKEVAIGDEILEVNGIKITEKDPCQLLIESLVSDEDADQMDLLIRTASGEEKTVVIRAI; encoded by the coding sequence ATGTTGAGATATTCCGTATTGTTGGCGTTGTGCTTGTGTATGTATACCGGGATGGCACAAGATGTTTTCAGTTTTACACAGGGGAAACCCGAGCAAAAAAGATATTACGAAGAAATACCGTACGAAAAGGTGGGAGGGAAGATTATCGTAACGGTTGAAATCGGGGGAAAGCCAAGGCGTTTTATATGGGATACCGGAGCGACGGTGCTGCTGACGGAGAGTCTGGCTAAAGAGCTGGGATGTAAGGTAATTCAGAGTATGCCTTTGTATGATGCATATAATCAAGTGGATACGGCGAAAATCATCCGGGTGGATAAAATCAAGATCGGAGGTACGAGCTTTCATGGAGTTCCGGCCGGTATCCTATCGGATCATTCGATTTTTGCCGTATGTTTTGAGGTTGATGGTTTTATCGGAAGTAATATTTGTTGGAAATCGGTGGTTGAATTCCGGGATGATGAGCAGAAAATTATTCTGACGGACCGGCTGAAGCGGCTTGATATGCCTAAACAAAGAGGGATCAAAATGTTACACCGTAGCCAGCAAAGCAGTCCTATTATACCTGTAAAAGTGGCTGAAAATATGGTATTGGAATTATTATTCGATACCGGAGACGGGGGGTTTTTGCAGATTTCAGAACGGAACTACAACCAATTTATTGCTGCGGATTCAGGGGTGTTTCGAATAAAGGAAGTCGGCCACGGGAGCAATAGTGTGGGGTTGTGGGGAAATGCTCCGAAGATGGATAAACTATTGTTAGGGGTGCCTTATTTCGGTGTCGGTACATCGGTTTTCAAAAATGTATCTACGGAAACGATGAATAATGATAATTCCCGGATGGGACTTGGATTGTTGGATTACGGACGGGTTGTTATCGATTATTCCCGTTCCCGCTTTTATTTTATGCCTTTTACGGAAGGTGAAATCGAAGTCAAACCGGAGAAAATTTGGGAAGTTATGCCGACTTTTATGGGGGATAAATTGGTGATCGGTTTGATATGGGGAGATTTTAAAGAGGTCGCTATCGGAGATGAGATTTTAGAAGTAAACGGAATAAAAATAACAGAAAAAGATCCGTGCCAGTTGCTTATCGAGAGTCTCGTATCCGACGAGGATGCTGACCAGATGGATTTGTTGATCCGGACGGCTTCGGGAGAGGAGAAAACAGTCGTAATCCGGGCAATTTGA
- a CDS encoding NADH-quinone oxidoreductase subunit J, which translates to MEVVVFYILAAVIIVFSILTVTTQRILRSATYLLFVLFATAGIYFELNYSFLGAVQLTIYAGGIIVLYVFSILLTSPDGDKLATRLPKGKLFAGLVAAVAGAVICIFITLSHTFPETHFVPGEIDMKKIGFALLGTEKYQYMLPFEAISVLLLACMIGGIMIARKRG; encoded by the coding sequence ATGGAAGTAGTTGTATTTTATATTCTGGCGGCAGTCATCATCGTTTTTTCGATATTGACAGTAACGACTCAGCGTATTTTAAGATCGGCCACCTATCTGTTGTTTGTATTGTTCGCTACGGCAGGAATTTATTTTGAGTTGAATTATTCCTTTTTGGGTGCAGTACAACTTACGATATATGCCGGGGGGATTATCGTATTGTACGTGTTTTCGATTTTATTGACGAGTCCTGACGGGGATAAGCTGGCCACACGCTTGCCGAAAGGAAAGTTGTTTGCCGGTTTGGTTGCTGCGGTGGCGGGTGCTGTGATCTGTATTTTTATTACGTTGAGTCACACTTTTCCGGAAACTCATTTTGTTCCGGGTGAGATTGATATGAAGAAAATAGGCTTTGCCTTGTTGGGCACGGAAAAATATCAGTATATGCTTCCTTTTGAGGCGATCAGCGTGTTGTTGCTGGCCTGTATGATCGGTGGGATTATGATCGCCCGGAAAAGAGGATAA
- a CDS encoding YtxH domain-containing protein, translated as MKSENSHLIAGMIFGALIGACSTYFIIKNQDKIKREFEHARDKVKDFSHRAKERAEEFTERAEEKMNEFGKNVSEKANKAAGAADDKSQRLNNPA; from the coding sequence ATGAAAAGCGAAAATTCACATTTAATTGCAGGGATGATCTTTGGGGCCCTTATCGGAGCATGTTCCACTTATTTTATCATCAAAAATCAAGATAAGATCAAGAGGGAATTCGAACACGCCCGTGATAAAGTAAAAGATTTTAGTCACAGAGCAAAAGAAAGAGCCGAAGAATTTACAGAAAGAGCTGAAGAAAAAATGAATGAATTCGGGAAAAACGTATCAGAAAAGGCCAATAAAGCAGCCGGCGCCGCTGATGACAAAAGTCAGCGTCTAAACAACCCGGCTTAA
- a CDS encoding 4Fe-4S binding protein — translation MKTNYYNGLFGGIWSLLTGMKVTLREFFTKKTTECYPENRSVLKMYDRFRGALELIHNDRNEHKCVACGICEMNCPNGTIHIHADMVTDEEGKKRKVLRVYEYDLGSCLFCQLCVVNCPHGALHFTTEFENAVFTREKLVRRLNHEGSVLQVTPREKI, via the coding sequence ATGAAAACGAATTATTATAACGGTTTATTCGGAGGAATCTGGTCTTTGCTGACAGGTATGAAGGTGACATTACGGGAGTTCTTTACTAAAAAGACAACCGAATGTTATCCGGAAAATCGTTCGGTATTAAAAATGTACGATCGTTTCCGGGGAGCTTTGGAATTGATACATAACGACCGGAATGAGCACAAATGTGTGGCTTGTGGTATATGTGAAATGAATTGTCCGAACGGTACGATTCATATACATGCGGATATGGTTACGGATGAGGAGGGAAAGAAACGGAAAGTATTGCGTGTATATGAATATGATCTGGGAAGTTGTCTTTTTTGTCAGCTTTGTGTCGTGAATTGTCCTCATGGGGCTCTGCATTTTACAACGGAGTTCGAAAATGCTGTGTTTACCCGGGAAAAGCTGGTTCGCCGGCTGAATCACGAAGGTTCTGTTCTGCAGGTAACTCCTCGGGAAAAAATTTAA
- a CDS encoding complex I subunit 4 family protein: MNFLSLFVGIPVAMMLGLLVAANLKQIRTVMATGASLLLGLAVTTVIMYLGERTNGNTAEMLFQADMVWFAPLNIHYAVGVDGISVAMLLLSAIIVFTGTFASWRMNMLQKEYFMWFCLLSTGVFGFFISVDLFTMFMFYEVALIPMYLLIGVWGSGRKEYAAMKLTLMLMGGSAFLLVGILGIYFHSAPAGGTYTMNLLEIAGYHIPEAAQRLFFPLTFVGFGVLGALFPFHTWSPDGHASAPTAVSMLHAGVLMKLGGYGCFRVAIYLMPEAAKELSWIFIILTGISVVYGAYSAIVQKDLKYINAYSSVSHCGLVLFAILMLNQTAITGAVLQMLSHGLMTALFFALIGMIYSRTHTRMITEMGGLMRIVPFLGVCYVIAGLASLGLPGLSGFVAEMTVFVGAFEHADVFHRVMTIIAATSIVITAVYILRVVGKLLYGSVVNPVHLTLKDATWDERFAVICLIIAVAGIGLAPLWISDMINGSVLPVIGKLGL, from the coding sequence ATGAATTTTTTATCATTGTTTGTTGGGATACCGGTAGCCATGATGTTGGGGTTGCTGGTGGCTGCCAATCTGAAGCAGATCCGGACGGTTATGGCGACGGGGGCATCTTTGTTACTGGGGCTGGCTGTAACGACGGTTATTATGTATTTGGGAGAGCGGACAAACGGTAATACGGCTGAAATGTTGTTTCAGGCGGATATGGTTTGGTTTGCACCGTTGAATATTCATTATGCAGTGGGTGTCGACGGTATTTCGGTGGCGATGTTGTTGTTGTCGGCTATCATTGTGTTTACGGGGACTTTTGCTTCCTGGCGGATGAATATGCTGCAAAAAGAATATTTTATGTGGTTTTGTCTGCTGTCGACAGGCGTATTCGGCTTCTTTATATCCGTCGATTTGTTTACGATGTTTATGTTTTATGAAGTGGCATTGATCCCGATGTACTTGCTGATCGGCGTATGGGGAAGCGGACGGAAGGAATATGCAGCGATGAAACTGACGCTGATGTTAATGGGCGGGTCTGCCTTTTTGCTGGTCGGTATTTTAGGTATCTATTTCCACTCTGCACCGGCCGGTGGCACTTATACGATGAATTTACTGGAAATTGCGGGCTATCATATCCCGGAAGCTGCACAGCGTTTGTTTTTTCCATTGACATTTGTCGGTTTTGGTGTTTTAGGGGCTTTGTTTCCCTTCCATACCTGGTCTCCTGACGGACATGCTTCGGCGCCTACGGCTGTGTCTATGTTACACGCGGGCGTATTGATGAAATTAGGCGGATACGGTTGTTTTCGGGTAGCAATTTATCTGATGCCGGAGGCTGCTAAAGAATTATCCTGGATATTTATTATTCTGACCGGTATCAGTGTGGTATACGGGGCTTATAGTGCAATTGTGCAGAAAGATCTGAAATACATCAATGCTTATTCGTCGGTGAGCCATTGCGGCTTGGTGTTGTTTGCTATACTGATGCTGAATCAGACAGCGATAACGGGGGCTGTATTGCAAATGTTATCGCATGGATTGATGACAGCCTTGTTTTTTGCTTTGATCGGAATGATCTATTCCCGTACCCATACCCGTATGATTACGGAAATGGGGGGATTGATGCGGATTGTGCCGTTTCTGGGAGTATGTTATGTGATTGCGGGTTTGGCTTCTCTGGGGTTGCCCGGATTGAGCGGTTTTGTGGCGGAGATGACTGTTTTTGTAGGGGCTTTCGAACATGCAGATGTATTTCATCGGGTTATGACGATCATTGCTGCTACTTCTATCGTGATAACAGCGGTGTATATCTTGCGCGTGGTTGGAAAATTGTTGTATGGAAGCGTTGTAAATCCTGTTCATCTGACGCTGAAAGATGCTACCTGGGACGAGCGTTTTGCTGTGATATGTCTGATTATTGCAGTAGCCGGTATTGGACTGGCTCCTTTATGGATTTCGGATATGATAAACGGAAGTGTATTGCCGGTGATTGGAAAATTGGGATTATAG
- the nuoH gene encoding NADH-quinone oxidoreductase subunit NuoH: MFDFSVVTEWVDRILRSLLPDGWVIPVEFLIIGICILIGYAVIALVLIYVERKVCAFFQCRLGPNRVGPCGLTQSFADMIKMLTKELITINHVDRFLFNLAPYIVIIASVIAFSCLPFAKGVEIIDFNVGAFFVMAVSSMGIVGILLAGWSSNNKYSLIGAMRSGAQMISYELSIGMSVLTIIVFTDTTQLSEIVLNQADGWFIFKGHIPAFIAFVIYLIAGTAETNRGPFDLPEADSELTAGYHTEYSGMHFGFFYLAEYLNMFIVAGMAATLFLGGWMPLHIAGWEGFNRVMDYIPSICWFFGKTGVLIFIIMWFKWTFPRLRIDQLLTLEWKYLLPINLVNMFLMVLVVVFGWHW; the protein is encoded by the coding sequence ATGTTTGATTTTTCAGTTGTAACAGAGTGGGTAGACCGGATATTGCGCTCGCTGTTACCGGACGGATGGGTGATACCGGTTGAATTCCTGATTATCGGAATATGTATTCTGATCGGATATGCCGTGATTGCTTTGGTACTGATTTATGTGGAGCGTAAAGTATGTGCCTTTTTTCAATGTCGTCTCGGGCCGAATCGGGTAGGACCTTGTGGTTTGACCCAGAGTTTTGCCGATATGATTAAAATGTTGACCAAAGAGTTGATAACGATCAATCATGTCGATCGGTTCCTGTTTAATCTGGCCCCCTATATTGTTATTATAGCCTCTGTTATCGCTTTCAGTTGCCTGCCTTTTGCCAAAGGTGTGGAAATTATCGATTTTAATGTGGGGGCCTTTTTTGTCATGGCTGTGTCTTCGATGGGGATTGTCGGGATATTGCTGGCCGGTTGGTCGAGCAACAACAAGTATTCATTGATCGGGGCTATGCGTAGTGGGGCGCAGATGATCAGTTACGAATTGTCTATCGGAATGTCGGTATTGACGATTATTGTTTTTACGGATACGACCCAATTATCGGAGATCGTTTTGAATCAGGCAGACGGTTGGTTTATATTCAAAGGGCATATTCCGGCTTTTATTGCTTTTGTCATTTATCTGATTGCCGGTACGGCCGAGACGAACCGGGGGCCTTTCGATTTGCCGGAAGCCGACTCCGAGTTGACAGCCGGTTACCATACGGAGTATTCCGGTATGCATTTCGGTTTTTTCTATCTGGCCGAATATCTGAATATGTTTATCGTTGCCGGCATGGCTGCTACTCTTTTTCTCGGTGGATGGATGCCTTTGCATATTGCAGGTTGGGAAGGTTTTAACCGGGTGATGGATTATATTCCTTCGATATGTTGGTTTTTTGGAAAAACGGGTGTATTGATATTTATCATCATGTGGTTTAAATGGACCTTTCCCCGGTTGAGGATAGACCAGTTGCTGACATTGGAATGGAAATATCTGTTACCGATCAATCTGGTCAATATGTTTTTGATGGTGCTTGTCGTCGTGTTTGGATGGCATTGGTAA
- the nuoK gene encoding NADH-quinone oxidoreductase subunit NuoK translates to MIHMEYYLVVSTIMFFAGIYGFFTRRNLLAILISIELILNSVDINFAVFNRYLYAGRPEGFFFTLFAIGISAAETAVAIAIIINIYRNIRNIQVGKLDKMKH, encoded by the coding sequence ATGATACACATGGAGTATTATCTGGTGGTGAGTACCATCATGTTTTTTGCAGGAATATACGGTTTTTTTACACGTAGAAATCTGTTGGCGATATTGATTTCGATAGAGTTGATACTGAATTCTGTGGATATCAATTTTGCCGTATTCAACCGTTATTTATATGCCGGCCGGCCGGAGGGATTCTTTTTCACTTTGTTTGCCATCGGAATCTCGGCGGCGGAGACGGCTGTCGCTATTGCTATAATCATTAATATTTACCGGAATATACGGAATATTCAGGTCGGTAAATTGGATAAGATGAAGCACTGA
- a CDS encoding NADH-quinone oxidoreductase subunit N: MNFANLLYLREEISLIVVMVVLLVFDLFAAGKGRSYFHLIACLLLGIHIVVNVVPMPDARAFGGMYISSPIMSVMKTILSVGTLIIFMQARNWLNREDTVIKQGEFYFLTLTTLLGMYFMISSGNFLLFFIGLETASVPMAALAAFDKYRHNSAEAGAKYILSAVFASGLMLYGISLLYGTAGTMYFEDIPAGITGSPIQLMAFAFFFVGMGFKISLVPFHLWTADVYEGAPTAVTSYLSVISKGSAAFVLMTILMKVFTPILDQWQMLLYGIIILTITIANLFAIRQHNLKRFMAFSSISQAGYLMLGVIGGTAQGMTSLVFYILVYLFSNLAVFGVIAIIEQRSGKVRMDDYNGLYKTNPRLSIIMMLALFSLAGIPPFAGFFSKFFIFMSAAREGFYLLVLLALINTIISLYYYLLIVKAMFINLNENPINTFRSDNYTRLSLVICTAGILLLGVLSVVYDRIYLLTSGM, from the coding sequence ATGAATTTCGCGAATTTGTTATATTTAAGGGAAGAGATATCACTGATTGTAGTGATGGTCGTTTTGTTGGTATTCGATTTGTTTGCTGCCGGCAAAGGAAGGAGTTATTTTCACCTGATAGCGTGTTTGCTGTTGGGAATACATATTGTCGTCAATGTCGTGCCCATGCCTGATGCCCGTGCTTTTGGCGGAATGTATATCAGTTCACCGATCATGTCGGTTATGAAGACGATTTTGAGTGTCGGGACATTGATTATTTTTATGCAGGCCAGGAATTGGCTGAATCGGGAAGATACGGTAATCAAACAGGGGGAATTTTATTTTTTGACGCTGACGACTCTGTTGGGAATGTATTTTATGATTTCTTCCGGGAATTTCCTGTTGTTTTTTATTGGATTGGAGACGGCTTCCGTACCGATGGCTGCTTTGGCCGCTTTTGATAAATACCGTCATAATTCGGCCGAAGCCGGAGCCAAGTACATTTTGTCGGCCGTGTTTGCTTCGGGTTTGATGTTGTATGGTATTTCCCTTTTATATGGAACTGCCGGTACAATGTATTTTGAAGATATTCCGGCCGGAATTACAGGCAGTCCGATACAGTTGATGGCTTTTGCATTCTTTTTTGTCGGGATGGGATTTAAGATTTCATTGGTCCCGTTCCATTTGTGGACAGCAGATGTTTATGAGGGGGCACCTACGGCCGTTACTTCCTATTTATCGGTTATTTCCAAAGGTTCTGCGGCTTTTGTATTAATGACGATTTTGATGAAGGTGTTTACACCGATTCTGGACCAATGGCAGATGTTATTGTACGGGATTATTATTCTGACGATAACGATAGCCAATTTATTTGCCATACGTCAGCATAATTTAAAACGCTTTATGGCGTTTTCTTCCATTTCCCAGGCCGGTTACCTGATGCTCGGTGTAATCGGCGGAACGGCACAGGGAATGACTTCCCTGGTATTTTACATATTGGTGTATTTATTTTCAAACCTGGCTGTTTTCGGTGTAATCGCTATTATTGAGCAACGGAGCGGTAAGGTCCGGATGGATGATTATAACGGCTTGTATAAAACCAATCCCCGGTTGAGTATCATTATGATGCTGGCATTGTTTTCTTTGGCTGGTATTCCGCCTTTTGCCGGATTTTTCAGTAAGTTTTTCATTTTTATGTCGGCGGCCCGGGAAGGTTTTTATTTGCTGGTATTGTTGGCGTTAATCAATACGATCATATCCCTGTATTACTATTTGTTGATCGTAAAAGCGATGTTTATTAATCTGAACGAAAATCCTATAAATACGTTCCGTTCGGATAATTATACCCGGCTAAGTCTGGTGATTTGTACTGCCGGTATTTTATTGCTGGGCGTATTGAGTGTGGTATACGATCGTATTTATCTGTTGACTTCAGGGATGTAA
- the nuoL gene encoding NADH-quinone oxidoreductase subunit L: MDYTILILLVPVLLFLILGLCGQRMKPSTAGLLGTTGLAVITALAYAMAWQYFGSGRVDGVWQPLTVFNVEWLHFTEHLHIDLGILLDPISVMMLVVITTVSLMVHIYSLGYMKGERGFQRYYAFLSLFSFSMLGLVVATNIFQMYIFWELVGVSSYLLIGFYYTKPAAVAASKKAFIVTRFADLGFLIGILLLSFYSQTFNFADLMQGTSLSSAAGVTFMGGSVVAWALALIFIGGAGKSAMFPLHIWLPDAMEGPTPVSALIHAATMVVAGVYLVARMFPLYVTEAPGVLEGIAVVGAFTSLYAAVVACVQTDIKRVLAFSTISQIGFMMVALGVSGMGGHAGLGYMAGMFHLFTHAMFKALLFLCAGAIIHTIGSNEMSAMGGLRKYMPWTHITFLFACLAISGIPPFSGFFSKDEILAAAFMYSSWMGIWMSGVAGLTAFYMFRLYYNIFWGKEAVREHTPHEAPFSMTIPLMFLAVVTLCAGFIPFGKFVSSNGAGYIIHLDWKVALVSVLIACIAIGLARKLYCKGTSAIPGRLATDFGWFYRAATHRFYLDEVYLFITKRIIFAGVSRGIAWFDRHIIDGTMNLMAYVTQQVAFSIRTFQSGQVQQYAFVFLLGTLIMVLVLVL; the protein is encoded by the coding sequence ATGGATTATACAATATTGATTTTGTTGGTACCGGTGCTTTTGTTTTTGATACTGGGACTATGCGGGCAACGGATGAAACCGTCGACGGCCGGATTACTGGGAACGACGGGATTGGCGGTTATTACAGCATTGGCTTATGCGATGGCCTGGCAGTATTTCGGTAGTGGACGGGTAGATGGGGTGTGGCAACCGTTGACGGTATTCAATGTCGAATGGCTGCATTTTACGGAGCATTTGCATATCGATCTGGGAATTTTACTGGATCCGATATCAGTGATGATGCTGGTGGTTATCACGACGGTATCTCTGATGGTGCATATCTATAGTTTGGGGTATATGAAGGGAGAACGGGGTTTTCAGCGTTATTACGCTTTCTTGTCCCTGTTCTCATTTTCGATGCTTGGTCTGGTCGTGGCTACGAATATTTTTCAGATGTATATTTTCTGGGAATTGGTTGGTGTGTCTTCCTATTTACTGATCGGCTTTTATTACACCAAGCCTGCCGCCGTCGCTGCTTCTAAGAAAGCATTTATCGTTACCCGTTTTGCCGATCTCGGATTTCTGATCGGAATTTTACTGCTTTCCTTTTATTCCCAGACATTTAATTTTGCCGATTTGATGCAGGGTACCTCTTTGTCGTCGGCTGCCGGGGTTACTTTTATGGGTGGTTCGGTTGTCGCTTGGGCCTTGGCTCTGATATTTATCGGAGGTGCGGGAAAATCAGCTATGTTTCCCCTGCATATCTGGTTACCGGATGCCATGGAAGGTCCTACCCCGGTTTCTGCATTGATTCACGCTGCGACAATGGTGGTTGCCGGAGTGTATCTGGTAGCCCGTATGTTTCCTTTGTATGTAACGGAAGCACCCGGTGTTTTAGAGGGAATAGCCGTCGTCGGGGCGTTTACTTCGCTGTATGCTGCCGTAGTTGCCTGTGTACAGACGGATATCAAACGGGTACTTGCCTTTTCTACAATTTCACAGATCGGCTTTATGATGGTGGCTTTGGGGGTAAGTGGAATGGGCGGACATGCCGGTTTAGGATATATGGCCGGTATGTTTCATTTGTTTACCCATGCTATGTTCAAGGCTTTGCTTTTCCTTTGTGCCGGAGCTATCATACATACCATCGGTAGTAATGAAATGTCGGCAATGGGAGGGTTGCGCAAGTATATGCCGTGGACGCATATCACCTTTTTGTTTGCCTGTCTGGCTATTTCAGGTATTCCTCCGTTTTCCGGATTTTTCAGTAAAGACGAAATATTGGCCGCTGCGTTTATGTACAGCAGTTGGATGGGAATCTGGATGAGTGGTGTTGCCGGATTGACTGCTTTCTATATGTTTCGTTTGTACTACAATATATTTTGGGGTAAAGAAGCGGTACGCGAGCATACCCCTCATGAAGCACCTTTTTCGATGACGATACCGTTGATGTTTTTGGCTGTCGTTACCCTCTGTGCCGGATTTATTCCGTTCGGGAAATTTGTCAGCAGTAACGGGGCCGGGTATATTATACATTTGGATTGGAAAGTGGCTTTAGTCAGTGTGTTAATTGCCTGTATCGCTATCGGATTGGCCAGGAAGTTGTATTGCAAAGGAACATCTGCCATACCGGGACGGCTGGCAACGGATTTCGGTTGGTTTTACCGTGCCGCTACACACCGTTTTTATCTGGATGAAGTTTATCTGTTTATCACGAAACGGATTATTTTCGCCGGAGTTTCCAGGGGAATAGCTTGGTTTGACCGACATATCATAGACGGTACGATGAATCTGATGGCCTATGTTACGCAGCAGGTAGCTTTCAGTATACGGACTTTTCAGTCCGGACAAGTACAGCAGTATGCTTTTGTCTTTTTACTGGGTACCCTGATCATGGTACTTGTTTTGGTATTATAA
- a CDS encoding phage holin family protein: protein MRQEPEEILNQFKERLLSYIGVKVELFKLDAYERIAKIIAILSHSLILMLLSLFLILFLFFTLAFFLGELFNRTYIGFFIVACIYLLLFIIAYRMKKRIQTGIMNMIIGAIQEKEEEDNDETHDLSGNEQPTATNNTTATTDRR, encoded by the coding sequence ATGAGACAAGAACCCGAAGAAATCCTGAATCAATTCAAAGAACGGCTACTCTCCTATATCGGAGTGAAAGTCGAACTCTTTAAATTGGATGCTTACGAAAGGATTGCAAAAATCATTGCAATCCTTTCACACAGTCTTATTTTGATGTTGTTATCCCTTTTCCTCATATTGTTTCTCTTTTTCACACTGGCTTTTTTCTTAGGAGAATTATTCAACAGAACCTACATCGGTTTTTTCATTGTCGCGTGTATCTACCTCCTGTTGTTTATTATCGCCTACCGCATGAAAAAGAGGATTCAAACCGGCATTATGAACATGATTATCGGAGCCATACAAGAAAAAGAAGAAGAAGACAATGACGAAACACACGACCTATCCGGCAATGAACAACCGACCGCAACAAATAACACCACTGCAACAACTGATCGCAGATAA